A genomic region of Trifolium pratense cultivar HEN17-A07 linkage group LG3, ARS_RC_1.1, whole genome shotgun sequence contains the following coding sequences:
- the LOC123915146 gene encoding B3 domain-containing transcription factor VRN1-like, whose protein sequence is MARRNATLSIRFFKIILQTTLQRLKIPNKFTKSYGVSLSNPVLIKPPDGTNWKVYWKKVNGEIWFEKGWKDFTQSYSLQQGYLVLFKYRKGTSNFNVLILGQNAVEIDYDPSCDTDDDENDNVGDSDDESVQILDEKNNSIDHSDDESVEILDERLKRKKNRQRSPLGSTRPHKKVRSETENITKRSSCFNWPKGDKSSGSCCKIQLKQSFFHNSHKALSSGKGTAGKWIPGLKGVTENKEKYVMLQIGKRSWNVKLLRCNDGKKGRRLSAGWRLFASESGLKLGDVCVFELINKKDLVFKVHVF, encoded by the exons ATGGCTAGGAGAAATGCTACTCTCTCCATCCGTTTCTTCAAGATCATCCTCCAAACTACTCTTCAAAGACTT aAAATACCAAATAAGTTTACAAAGAGTTATGGAGTTAGTCTATCAAATCCAGTGTTGATCAAGCCTCCTGATGGCACCAACTGGAAAGTTTATTGGAAAAAAGTCAATGGTGAGATTTGGTTTGAAAAGGGTTGGAAAGATTTTACTCAAAGTTACTCTCTACAACAAGGTTATTTGGTGTTATTTAAATATAGAAAAGGAACTTCCAACTTCAATGTACTCATACTTGGCCAGAATGCAGTAGAAATAGATTATGATCCTTCATGTGACactgatgatgatgaaaatgacaATGTTGGTGATAGTGATGATGAATCAGTTCAGATTTTGGATGAAAAGAACAATAGTATTGATCACAGTGATGATGAATCAGTTGAGATTTTGGATGAAAGGCTTAAACGGAAGAAGAATCGACAAAGATCACCATTAGGTTCTACTCGACCACATAAGAAAGTTAGAA GTGAGACTGAGAACATTACTAAAAGAAGTTCATGCTTTAATTGGCCAAAGGGAGATAAGAGCTCAGGAAGTTGCTGCAAAATTCAACTCAAGCAATCCTTTTTTCACAATTCTCATAAAGCCTTGTCATCTGGTAAAGGGACTGCTGGTAAG TGGATACCAGGTTTAAAAGGTGTTACTGAGAACAAAGAGAAGTATGTGATGCTGCAGATTGGAAAAAGATCATGGAATGTGAAACTGCTTCGTTGTAATGACGGAAAAAAAGGGCGTCGCCTTTCAGCCGGTTGGCGCTTGTTTGCAAGTGAAAGTGGTCTGAAACTAGGAGATGTTTGTGTGTTTGAACTGATAAACAAGAAAGATTTAGTTTTTAAAGTTCATGTTTTCTAA
- the LOC123912858 gene encoding B3 domain-containing transcription factor VRN1-like: MARTSPTQLPIRFFKIILQTNLQRLKIPNKFTRRHGVSLSNPVLINPPDGTKWKVYWKKVNGEIWFEKGWKDFTQNYSLQQGYLVLFKYRKGTSNFNVLILGQNAMEIDYGSSSDTDDDENDNVGDSDDESVKIIDGKNNSIDHSDDESVKILDEWLKRKKNKQMSPIGRSPRPHKKVRGETENITKRAQEVAAKFISSNPFFTILIKPYHLVKGQLYVPSLKGVTEHKEKYVMLQIGKRSWNVKLLRCNDEEKGRRLSAGWNLFASESGLKPGDVCVFELINKNDLVFKVHVF; the protein is encoded by the exons ATGGCTAGAACAAGTCCTACCCAACTCCCCATCCGTTTCTTCAAGATTATCCTCCAAACTAATCTTCAAAGACTT AAAATACCAAATAAGTTTACAAGGAGACATGGAGTGAGTCTATCAAATCCAGTGTTGATCAATCCTCCTGATGGCACCAAATGGAAAGTTTATTGGAAAAAAGTCAATGGTGAGATTTGGTTTGAAAAAGGTTGGAAAGATTTTACTCAAAATTACTCTCTACAACAAGGTTATTTGGTGTTATTCAAATATAGAAAAGGAACTTCCAACTTCAATGTACTAATACTTGGCCAGAATGCAATGGAAATAGACTATGGTTCTTCATCTGACactgatgatgatgaaaatgacaATGTTGGTGATAGTGATGATGAATCGGTTAAGATTATAGATGGAAAGAACAATAGTATTGATCATAGTGATGATGAATCAGTTAAGATTTTGGATGAATGGCTTAAACGGAAGAAGAACAAACAAATGTCACCAATAGGTCGATCTCCTCGACCACATAAGAAAGTTAGGG GTGAGACTGAGAACATTACTAAAAGAGCTCAGGAAGTAGCTGCAAAATTCATCTCAAGCAATCCTTTTTTCACAATTCTCATAAAGCCTTATCATCTGGTAAAAGGTCAGCTG TATGTACCGAGTTTAAAAGGTGTTACTGAGCACAAAGAGAAGTATGTGATGCTGCAGATTGGAAAAAGATCATGGAATGTGAAACTGCTTCGTTGTAATGACGAAGAAAAAGGACGTCGCCTTTCAGCCGGTTGGAATTTGTTTGCAAGTGAAAGTGGACTGAAACCAGGAGATGTTTGTGTGTTTGAACTGATAAACAAGAATGATTTAGTTTTTAAAGTTCATGTTTTCTAA
- the LOC123912859 gene encoding probable FBD-associated F-box protein At5g38565 isoform X1, which produces MRRPENRISKLPKEILCRILSFLPTKEAVATSILSKRWIRLWISVPNLNFTNITINSIKSNNKFNESVYSVLASRDGAGYNLDSFHLDIQYVNHHFAYHRSFPHVVRWINVVVRRNLKHLNLNHDIDEPDTYDPERDAYLPQLPKSILTCRTLVSLKLCRFSVEGLLFVSKVEFGFPCLKTLHFDDIYFGYGRNFVLLLSGCPILEDLQLLNSCHTLSSRDSEVIQMFQSLSLPKLTRAEIMESLWSHFPLKALSTVKSLSLDTLKLNTYDQTDDKDDEENPKQRTYIDIPIFHNLIYLKLNNSWKLVVKMLHHCPKLQSLELSKGSRYISVDDQENSVEEPELVPECVSSCLKTCTIRDIGGLESELILPTFILKNARILKTMKVWSGWMQKKSEIEEKLSPCPKASATCQLFVY; this is translated from the exons atgcgGCGGCCGGAGAATAGGATAAGCAAATTACCGAAAGAGATTCTATGCCGCATTCTCTCTTTCCTCCCCACCAAAGAAGCTGTTGCAACAAGCATTTTATCCAAGAGATGGATTCGTCTCTGGATCTCTGTTCCCAATCTCAACTTCACCAACATCACAATCAATAGCATCAAATCCAATAACAAATTTAACGAATCTGTTTACTCCGTTTTAGCCTCTCGTGACGGTGCTGGTTATAATCTGGACAGTTTCCATCTCGACATTCAATACGTTAATCATCACTTTGCTTATCATCGCAGTTTTCCACATGTAGTCAGATGGATCAACGTCGTTGTTCGACGCAATCTAAAGCATCTTAATCTCAATCATGACATTGATGAACCAGATACTTACGATCCTGAACGAGACGCTTACTTACCTCAACTGCCTAAGAGCATTCTCACATGTAGAACCCTTGTAAGTCTTAAACTCTGTCGATTCAGTGTGGAGGgtcttttgtttgtttctaaAGTTGAATTTGGATTTCCCTGTCTCAAAACACTTCATTTCGATGATATTTACTTCGGTTATGGTCGAAATTTTGTTTTGCTTCTATCTGGATGTCCAATTCTTGAGGATCTACAATTATTGAATAGTTGTCACACTTTGAGTTCTAGAGATTCTGAGGTTATTCAAATGTTTCAAAGCTTAAGCTTACCCAAATTGACTAGAGCTGAAATCATGGAGAGTTTGTGGTCTCATTTTCCACTGAAAGCACTTTCAACTGTTAAGTCTCTTAGCTTAGATACATTGAAGTTGAACACATATGACCAGACAGACGATAAAGATGATGAG gAGAATCCGAAGCAGCGCACTTACATTGACATTCCTATCTTTCATAATTTGATCTACTTGAAGCTCAACAATAGTTGGAAGTTGGTGGTAAAAATGCTCCATCACTGCCCTAAGCTTCAAAGTCTTGAACTTTCCAAG GGCTCAAGATATATCAGTGTTGATGATCAAGAAAATTCGGTAGAAGAACCAGAGTTAGTTCCAGAATGTGTTTCATCTTGCCTTAAAACTTGCACTATTCGGGATATAGGAGGCCTAGAAAGTGAGCTTATCTTACCAacatttattttgaagaatgcaAGAATTTTAAAAACCATGAAAGTATGGAGCGGATGGATGCAAAAAAAGTCTGAAATAGAAGAGAAATTGTCCCCATGCCCGAAAGCCTCTGCAACTTGTCAACTTTTTGTGTATTGA
- the LOC123912859 gene encoding probable FBD-associated F-box protein At5g38565 isoform X2 gives MRRPENRISKLPKEILCRILSFLPTKEAVATSILSKRWIRLWISVPNLNFTNITINSIKSNNKFNESVYSVLASRDGAGYNLDSFHLDIQYVNHHFAYHRSFPHVVRWINVVVRRNLKHLNLNHDIDEPDTYDPERDAYLPQLPKSILTCRTLVSLKLCRFSVEGLLFVSKVEFGFPCLKTLHFDDIYFGYGRNFVLLLSGCPILEDLQLLNSCHTLSSRDSEVIQMFQSLSLPKLTRAEIMESLWSHFPLKALSTVKSLSLDTLKLNTYDQTDDKDDENPKQRTYIDIPIFHNLIYLKLNNSWKLVVKMLHHCPKLQSLELSKGSRYISVDDQENSVEEPELVPECVSSCLKTCTIRDIGGLESELILPTFILKNARILKTMKVWSGWMQKKSEIEEKLSPCPKASATCQLFVY, from the exons atgcgGCGGCCGGAGAATAGGATAAGCAAATTACCGAAAGAGATTCTATGCCGCATTCTCTCTTTCCTCCCCACCAAAGAAGCTGTTGCAACAAGCATTTTATCCAAGAGATGGATTCGTCTCTGGATCTCTGTTCCCAATCTCAACTTCACCAACATCACAATCAATAGCATCAAATCCAATAACAAATTTAACGAATCTGTTTACTCCGTTTTAGCCTCTCGTGACGGTGCTGGTTATAATCTGGACAGTTTCCATCTCGACATTCAATACGTTAATCATCACTTTGCTTATCATCGCAGTTTTCCACATGTAGTCAGATGGATCAACGTCGTTGTTCGACGCAATCTAAAGCATCTTAATCTCAATCATGACATTGATGAACCAGATACTTACGATCCTGAACGAGACGCTTACTTACCTCAACTGCCTAAGAGCATTCTCACATGTAGAACCCTTGTAAGTCTTAAACTCTGTCGATTCAGTGTGGAGGgtcttttgtttgtttctaaAGTTGAATTTGGATTTCCCTGTCTCAAAACACTTCATTTCGATGATATTTACTTCGGTTATGGTCGAAATTTTGTTTTGCTTCTATCTGGATGTCCAATTCTTGAGGATCTACAATTATTGAATAGTTGTCACACTTTGAGTTCTAGAGATTCTGAGGTTATTCAAATGTTTCAAAGCTTAAGCTTACCCAAATTGACTAGAGCTGAAATCATGGAGAGTTTGTGGTCTCATTTTCCACTGAAAGCACTTTCAACTGTTAAGTCTCTTAGCTTAGATACATTGAAGTTGAACACATATGACCAGACAGACGATAAAGATGATGAG AATCCGAAGCAGCGCACTTACATTGACATTCCTATCTTTCATAATTTGATCTACTTGAAGCTCAACAATAGTTGGAAGTTGGTGGTAAAAATGCTCCATCACTGCCCTAAGCTTCAAAGTCTTGAACTTTCCAAG GGCTCAAGATATATCAGTGTTGATGATCAAGAAAATTCGGTAGAAGAACCAGAGTTAGTTCCAGAATGTGTTTCATCTTGCCTTAAAACTTGCACTATTCGGGATATAGGAGGCCTAGAAAGTGAGCTTATCTTACCAacatttattttgaagaatgcaAGAATTTTAAAAACCATGAAAGTATGGAGCGGATGGATGCAAAAAAAGTCTGAAATAGAAGAGAAATTGTCCCCATGCCCGAAAGCCTCTGCAACTTGTCAACTTTTTGTGTATTGA
- the LOC123912860 gene encoding polyphenol oxidase I, chloroplastic-like: MTSPSKLVLPLLFALIILLLIPLNTNFSNFFTIETLSNFFASFHEKSNHQSNNKQESNIVQSFKLSLKRSNWRYPFIGFKNIEDPASINPLLLPEPPSTFHNRSISLNASKCFLASLPHDAITHTNCCPPIPSPFKFKDFKDFASSNSPLKVRKPFHLVGEEVIAKFEKGIALMKALPKDDPRSFYQQSKIHCAYCNGAYHQQYPFENLKVDIHRSWLFFPFHRMYLYFFERILGNLIGDPNYALPFWNWDSIEGMQMPKYFTPLNSSLYHKLRHYNHMPPHVVDLNYNLNDSFVPPLKQISLNHATMYKQMVLASTKELFMGSPLRLGDESHPGIGSVESAPHNTVHKWVGASDTPNNEDMGTFYTAARDPIFYPHHTNLDRLWAVWKNLEQGRKDYSDDLDWLDFNFFFYDENANLVRVKIRDSIDTKKLGYVYQDVNMPWLNFKPTSKIKSKKLREANKAKILMSKEKTFFPLALDSIKSVIVKRPKKLRSKVEKEQEEEVLVIEGIEFGSDKSIKFDVHVNDDEDELSDPDQTEFVGSFVSLHHGHNGKISTKFKLGISKVLENLEVDEDDDLVVTLVPKIGKGEVIIGNIMIEFLQK, encoded by the exons ATGACCTCTCCTTCAAAGCTTGTTCTCCCTTTATTATTTGctctaattattttattattgatcCCTTTGAATACAAACTTTTCAAATTTCTTCACCATTGAAACCTTGTCAAATTTCTTTGCTTCCTTTCATGAAAAATCAAACCACCAATCCAATAATAAGCAAGAAAGCAATATAGTGCAAAGCTTCAAACTTTCTCTAAAGAGATCCAATTGGAGATATCCCTTCATTGGCTTCAAAAACATTGAAGATCCGGCTTCCATTAATCCGTTGTTGCTCCCAGAACCCCCCTCGACTTTCCATAACCGTTCAATTTCCCTCAATGCAAGCAAGTGTTTTCTAGCTAGTTTACCTCATGATGCTATAACACACACCAATTGTTGTCCACCTATACCATCACCCTTTAAATTCAAAGATTTCAAAGACTTTGCATCTTCAAATAGTCCTCTTAAAGTTAGAAAACCATTTCACTTAGTTGGTGAAGAGGTTATAGCCAAATTTGAAAAAGGCATTGCTCTAATGAAAGCACTACCTAAAGATGACCCACGTAGTTTTTATCAACAATCCAAAATCCATTGTGCTTATTGTAATGGTGCTTATCATCAACAATATCCTTTTGAGAATCTAAAAGTTGACATTCATAGATCATggcttttttttcctttccaccGTATGtacctttatttttttgagagaaTCTTAGGAAATTTAATTGGTGATCCAAATTATGCATTACCTTTTTGGAATTGGGACTCAATAGAAGGGATGCAAATGCCAAAATATTTCACACCCCTAAATTCTTCACTTTATCATAAACTTAGACACTACAACCACATGCCACCACATGTTGTTGATCTTAACTATAATCTAAATGACAGTTTTGTCCCTCCTTTAAAACAAATTTCTTTGAACCATGCCACTATGTACAAACAAATGGTTTTAGCTTCTACAAAAGAATTATTCATGGGAAGTCCTCTTAGACTTGGAGATGAGTCTCATCCAG GTATTGGTTCCGTTGAAAGTGCTCCTCATAACACCGTTCATAAATGGGTTGGTGCTTCTGATACACCAAACAATGAAGACATGGGAACATTCTATACAGCTGCTAGAGATCCAATTTTTTATCCTCATCATACAAACCTAGATAGATTGTGGGCTGTGTGGAAAAATTTGGAACAAGGAAGAAAAGATTATAGTGATGATCTAGATTggttagattttaattttttcttttatgatgaAAATGCCAATCTTGTTCGTGTGAAGATAAGAGATTCTATTGATACAAAAAAATTAGGATATGTTTATCAAGATGTTAATATGCCATGGTTAAATTTTAAACCTACATCAAAAATTAAGAGTAAGAAACTAAGGGAAGCTAATAAAGCTAAAATTTTGATGTCAAAGGAAAAGACATTTTTTCCTTTAGCTTTGGATTCAATAAAAAGTGTCATTGTGAAGAGGCCTAAGAAGTTAAGGAGTAAGGTAgagaaagaacaagaagaagaggTTTTAGTGATAGAAGGTATTGAATTTGGAAGTGATAAATCTATAAAATTTGATGTTCATgttaatgatgatgaagatgagttGAGTGATCCTGATCAAACAGAATTTGTGGGTAGTTTTGTTAGTTTGCACCATGGGCATAATGGTAAAATTAGTACAAAGTTTAAGTTAGGTATATCAAAAGTGTTGGAGAATTTGGaagttgatgaagatgatgatttgGTGGTCACTTTGGTCCCTAAGATAGGTAAAGGAGAGGTTATTATAGGGAACATCATGATTGAGTTTTTGCAAAAATAA